In Pseudomonas lalkuanensis, the following are encoded in one genomic region:
- a CDS encoding ATP-binding response regulator, producing the protein MGTDPRETPVFREGAQRRQLTPPDGVPASILLVDDNPAKLTALAAVLADLGLDISTASSGRDALRLLLQRDFAVILLDARMPGMDGFETASLIHGRPKSAHTPIIIITAEVGSDAERIRGYGSGAVDFIFSPILPEVLRAKVRVFVDLFYLQRKLALQAEELFNSKRQLRDLANYEEQIREEERKRIAREVHDQLGQSLLALRMDVSLLQERAEILPEDLRERISDAMNHIDTAIRSVRAIINDLRPPVLDLGLQAAIEWQLEEFRQRTGIAFTLQVQGDDYHSDQDDKRATTLFRIVQEALSNVTRHAQATQVEVELKQRDQRLQLRIADNGIGMPECRKADSYGLAGMKERIGMLGGEIAISSTPGEGTTLTITMPLDA; encoded by the coding sequence ATGGGAACCGACCCGCGAGAAACACCCGTATTCCGGGAAGGCGCCCAGCGTCGCCAGCTGACACCACCTGACGGGGTGCCTGCATCCATCCTGCTGGTGGATGACAACCCGGCCAAGCTCACGGCACTCGCGGCCGTGCTGGCTGACCTGGGCCTGGATATCAGCACCGCCTCCTCGGGACGGGATGCCCTGCGCCTGCTGTTGCAACGGGATTTCGCCGTCATCCTGCTGGATGCGCGAATGCCGGGAATGGATGGATTCGAGACTGCGAGCCTCATCCATGGCCGTCCAAAATCGGCACACACCCCCATCATCATCATCACGGCGGAAGTGGGTTCGGATGCCGAGCGGATTCGCGGCTATGGCTCCGGGGCGGTGGATTTCATCTTCTCGCCGATCCTGCCCGAAGTGCTGCGCGCCAAGGTCCGCGTGTTCGTCGACCTCTTCTACCTGCAACGCAAGCTGGCGCTCCAGGCCGAGGAACTCTTCAATTCGAAGCGTCAACTGCGCGACCTCGCCAATTACGAGGAGCAGATCAGGGAAGAAGAGCGCAAGCGCATCGCACGGGAGGTCCACGACCAGCTGGGGCAGAGCCTTTTGGCCTTGCGGATGGATGTTTCCCTGCTGCAGGAGCGTGCGGAAATCCTTCCCGAGGACCTCAGGGAAAGAATCAGCGACGCGATGAATCACATCGACACCGCCATCCGTAGCGTGCGCGCGATCATCAATGACCTGCGCCCGCCTGTGCTCGACCTGGGTCTGCAGGCGGCCATCGAATGGCAGCTCGAAGAATTTCGCCAGCGCACCGGCATCGCTTTCACCTTGCAGGTCCAGGGCGACGACTATCACTCCGATCAGGACGACAAGCGGGCGACCACGCTGTTCCGGATCGTTCAGGAAGCGCTGTCCAACGTCACCCGCCACGCACAGGCAACCCAGGTAGAGGTGGAGCTGAAACAGCGCGACCAGCGGTTGCAGCTTCGCATCGCGGACAACGGCATCGGCATGCCGGAATGCCGCAAGGCGGATTCCTATGGGCTGGCCGGCATGAAGGAGCGCATCGGTATGCTGGGCGGGGAGATCGCCATTTCCAGCACTCCGGGCGAGGGAACGACCCTGACCATCACCATGCCGCTCGATGCTTGA
- a CDS encoding response regulator, whose amino-acid sequence MARETPPETLDLATLLATLRAFRKGDFRVRMPDDWTGTPGKVADTLNEIIDVAADTVGELERVARLVGKQGKVHERVQLPMLRGSWRTIAESSNALTNDLISPMSEMTRVIGSVADGDLRQRMPTEFDGQKLKGQFLKSAETVNTMVTRLGAFTAEVTRVAREVGTEGILGGQAKVPGVSGTWGDLTDSVNRMAANLTNQVRNIADVTTAVARGDLGKKITVEAKGEILELKNTVNTMIDQLSTFADEVTRVAREVGTDGKLGGQATVTGVGGTWKALTDSVNSMAANLTNQVRNIADVTTAVAKGDLGRKISVEAKGEIVELKNTINTMVDQLSNLADEVTRVAREVGSEGKLGGQAQVVGVSGTWKDLTQNVNFMAANLTNQVRGIAKVVTAVANGDMKKKLTLEAKGEIAELADTINDMTDTLALFSEQVTSVAREVGVEGKLGGQANVPGAAGTWRDLTDNVNGLAANLTSQVRAIADVATAVTKGDLTREVQVEAKGEVAELKDNVNEMIRNLRETTRQNAEQVWLKANLAKFTRLLQGQRDLYAVASLVLSELAPLIEAQHGVFYMMTEAPPDAPKLKLLSTYAFKENINVNDEWRLGEGLVGQCAYEKRRILLTEVPSSYVAISSGLGAAAPRNIVVLPILFEDKVKAVVEMASLTAYSTIHQHFLEQLAESIGIVLNTIEANMRTEQLLAQSQSLAEELRSQQEELKQTNEELEYKARLLEEQKAEVESKNREVETTKLSLEEKAEQLMRTSRYKSEFLSSMSHELRTPLNSLLILAQQLSENTERNLTHKQVEYARTIHGAGKDLLELIDEILYLSKIESGTVTLELDETLFSDLHNQIERTFRPVAESRGLAFTIDLAPTLPSRIWTDNKRLLQVIKNLLSNAFKFTDSGSVGLSIVPATSGWSEDHSELNEADSVVEFVVTDSGIGISADKQSIIFEAFQQADTGTSRKYGGTGLGLSISRELARLLGGELKLLHSEAGKGSSFALFVPVRAHEVSQQFPEEPLVTTDVVAPPPLLAQEPQTTDDRESTEPGDRVLLILSADALLTATWLTTSRQQGFKGVVSPRGADAMELIERFDPAGIVLDLDVPDIDGWLVLEQIKLQLATRHIPVLVVGNEDKHVQGRRLGAFSYQVKPLPESDARQALVALVKHSQRKGRSLLVVESDEGQRARILDLLGDGNVQLEAVVGDEALKRLARKRFDCVVVGLGSSGAQGIELLEAVLEMYTARDLPIIVFGGKDLKRAERKRLGALINRGVIKEVRSLERMLDEATLFLHRAASGLREPQRRVLERLHKASENLEGRKALVVDDDVRNIFALTSVLEANRMQVMSAENGRAAIECLQQHPDIDIVLMDIMMPEMDGFETMRQIRRHKQFEALPMIALTAKAMKGDREKCIDAGASDYVSKPVNTEQLLSLIRKWLYR is encoded by the coding sequence ATGGCTAGAGAGACGCCACCCGAAACACTGGACCTGGCGACCTTGCTCGCGACCCTCAGGGCATTTCGCAAGGGCGACTTCAGGGTGCGCATGCCGGACGACTGGACAGGGACGCCAGGCAAGGTCGCCGACACGCTCAACGAGATCATCGACGTGGCCGCCGACACCGTCGGTGAGCTCGAACGCGTGGCACGCCTGGTGGGCAAGCAGGGCAAGGTCCACGAGCGCGTCCAGCTGCCGATGCTCCGCGGTTCCTGGCGCACCATCGCCGAGTCGAGCAATGCACTCACCAATGACCTGATCAGCCCCATGAGTGAGATGACCCGCGTCATAGGCTCGGTGGCCGACGGCGACCTGCGCCAGCGGATGCCCACGGAGTTCGACGGCCAGAAGTTGAAAGGGCAGTTCCTCAAATCGGCGGAGACCGTGAACACCATGGTGACGCGCCTCGGCGCCTTCACCGCCGAGGTGACTCGCGTAGCGCGTGAAGTCGGCACCGAAGGCATCCTCGGTGGCCAGGCCAAGGTCCCGGGCGTTTCCGGAACCTGGGGCGACCTGACCGACTCGGTCAACCGAATGGCCGCCAACCTCACCAACCAGGTACGCAACATCGCCGACGTGACCACGGCTGTGGCGCGCGGCGACCTCGGCAAGAAGATCACGGTGGAAGCCAAGGGCGAGATCCTCGAACTGAAGAACACCGTCAACACCATGATCGACCAGCTCTCCACCTTCGCCGACGAGGTGACGCGGGTGGCCCGCGAAGTGGGCACCGACGGCAAGCTGGGCGGCCAGGCCACCGTGACGGGCGTCGGCGGCACCTGGAAGGCGCTCACCGACTCGGTGAACAGCATGGCCGCCAACCTCACCAACCAGGTACGCAACATTGCCGACGTGACCACGGCCGTGGCCAAGGGCGATCTCGGCCGCAAGATCAGCGTGGAAGCCAAGGGCGAGATCGTCGAGTTGAAGAACACCATCAACACCATGGTCGACCAGCTCTCCAACCTCGCCGACGAGGTGACGCGGGTGGCCCGCGAGGTGGGCAGCGAGGGCAAGCTGGGCGGCCAGGCCCAGGTGGTCGGGGTATCGGGAACCTGGAAGGACTTGACCCAGAACGTGAACTTCATGGCGGCCAACCTCACCAACCAGGTGCGCGGCATCGCCAAGGTAGTGACCGCGGTGGCCAACGGCGACATGAAGAAGAAGCTCACCCTGGAGGCCAAGGGCGAGATCGCCGAACTGGCCGACACCATCAACGACATGACCGACACCCTGGCGCTGTTCTCCGAGCAGGTCACGTCGGTGGCGCGGGAAGTGGGCGTCGAAGGCAAGCTGGGGGGCCAGGCCAACGTGCCCGGAGCCGCCGGCACCTGGCGCGACCTCACCGATAACGTCAACGGCCTTGCCGCCAACCTGACCAGCCAGGTGCGCGCCATCGCCGATGTGGCCACTGCCGTGACCAAGGGCGACCTGACCCGCGAAGTACAGGTGGAAGCCAAGGGCGAAGTCGCGGAGTTGAAGGACAACGTCAACGAGATGATCCGCAACCTGCGCGAAACCACGCGGCAGAACGCGGAACAGGTCTGGCTGAAGGCGAACCTGGCGAAGTTCACCCGCCTGCTTCAGGGCCAGCGCGATCTGTACGCCGTCGCCAGCCTGGTGCTGTCCGAGCTGGCGCCACTGATCGAGGCCCAGCACGGCGTCTTCTACATGATGACCGAGGCCCCGCCCGATGCGCCGAAGCTCAAGCTGCTGTCCACCTACGCCTTCAAGGAAAACATCAACGTCAACGACGAATGGCGCCTCGGCGAAGGTCTGGTAGGACAGTGCGCCTACGAGAAAAGGCGCATTCTCCTCACGGAGGTTCCCAGCAGCTACGTAGCCATTTCCTCCGGGCTGGGCGCGGCCGCACCACGGAATATCGTCGTGCTGCCGATCCTCTTCGAGGACAAGGTGAAGGCAGTGGTAGAGATGGCCTCGCTCACCGCCTATAGCACTATCCATCAGCACTTCCTCGAGCAGCTCGCCGAATCCATCGGAATCGTCCTCAACACCATCGAAGCCAACATGCGCACCGAGCAACTGCTGGCGCAGTCCCAGTCACTTGCCGAGGAGCTGCGAAGCCAGCAGGAAGAGTTGAAACAGACCAACGAAGAGCTGGAATACAAGGCTCGCTTGCTGGAAGAACAGAAAGCCGAAGTCGAGAGCAAGAACCGCGAAGTGGAAACGACCAAGCTGTCGCTTGAGGAAAAGGCCGAGCAGTTGATGCGGACGTCCCGGTACAAGTCCGAGTTCCTCTCCAGCATGTCCCACGAGCTGCGGACTCCCTTGAACAGCTTGCTGATCCTGGCCCAGCAGTTGAGCGAGAACACCGAACGCAACCTCACGCACAAGCAGGTGGAATACGCCCGGACCATCCATGGCGCGGGCAAAGACCTGCTGGAACTGATCGACGAAATTCTCTACCTGTCCAAGATCGAGTCCGGCACGGTGACCCTGGAGCTCGACGAAACCCTCTTCTCCGACCTGCACAATCAGATAGAACGCACTTTCCGGCCCGTGGCCGAGAGTCGCGGCCTGGCGTTTACCATCGATCTGGCGCCCACCCTGCCCTCCCGCATCTGGACCGACAATAAACGCCTGCTGCAGGTGATCAAGAACCTGCTGTCCAATGCCTTCAAATTCACCGATAGCGGAAGCGTCGGCCTCAGCATCGTGCCCGCCACGTCAGGCTGGAGCGAGGACCATTCCGAACTGAATGAAGCGGACTCGGTGGTGGAGTTCGTGGTCACCGATTCGGGTATCGGTATTTCCGCCGACAAGCAAAGCATCATCTTCGAAGCCTTCCAGCAGGCTGATACCGGTACGTCGCGCAAATACGGCGGCACCGGCCTCGGCCTGTCGATCAGCCGGGAACTGGCACGACTGCTGGGCGGTGAGTTGAAGCTGCTGCACAGCGAGGCCGGCAAAGGCAGCAGTTTTGCCCTGTTCGTTCCGGTGCGGGCCCATGAGGTGAGCCAGCAATTTCCCGAGGAGCCGCTGGTCACCACCGACGTCGTGGCACCGCCGCCGCTGCTGGCCCAGGAGCCCCAGACAACCGATGACCGAGAGTCCACAGAACCCGGGGACCGCGTGCTGCTGATTCTCAGCGCGGATGCACTCCTCACCGCAACATGGCTCACCACCAGTCGCCAGCAGGGTTTCAAGGGCGTAGTCAGCCCCCGCGGCGCCGACGCGATGGAGTTGATCGAGCGCTTCGACCCGGCGGGCATCGTCCTCGATCTGGATGTCCCAGACATCGACGGCTGGCTGGTGCTCGAACAGATCAAGCTCCAACTCGCGACCCGACACATCCCGGTGCTGGTCGTTGGCAACGAGGACAAACACGTACAGGGCCGTCGCCTGGGTGCCTTCAGCTACCAGGTCAAACCCTTGCCGGAGAGCGACGCCCGGCAGGCGCTCGTCGCACTCGTGAAACACTCCCAGCGCAAGGGCAGGAGCCTGCTGGTCGTCGAGAGCGACGAAGGCCAGCGCGCTCGCATTCTCGACCTGCTCGGCGACGGCAATGTGCAGTTGGAAGCGGTGGTCGGAGACGAGGCCCTGAAGCGGCTGGCAAGGAAACGCTTCGACTGCGTGGTGGTGGGTCTGGGGTCCAGCGGCGCCCAAGGGATCGAATTGCTCGAAGCAGTGCTGGAGATGTACACGGCCCGCGATCTGCCAATCATTGTCTTCGGCGGCAAAGACCTCAAAAGGGCGGAGCGCAAGCGTCTGGGCGCGTTAATCAATCGTGGAGTGATAAAGGAAGTCCGTTCGCTGGAGCGCATGCTCGATGAAGCGACGCTGTTCCTGCACCGGGCCGCCTCAGGCTTGCGCGAGCCGCAGCGAAGGGTGCTGGAACGGCTGCACAAGGCCTCGGAGAACCTGGAAGGCCGCAAGGCGCTGGTGGTGGATGACGACGTGCGAAACATCTTCGCCCTGACCAGCGTGCTCGAGGCCAATCGCATGCAGGTGATGTCGGCGGAAAACGGTCGTGCCGCCATTGAATGCCTGCAGCAGCACCCGGACATCGACATCGTGCTGATGGACATCATGATGCCGGAGATGGATGGCTTCGAGACCATGCGCCAGATACGTCGACACAAGCAGTTCGAGGCCCTGCCCATGATCGCGCTGACCGCCAAGGCGATGAAGGGCGACCGGGAGAAATGCATCGACGCCGGTGCATCGGACTACGTGAGCAAACCGGTGAATACCGAGCAGCTCCTGTCATTGATACGCAAATGGCTCTATCGCTGA
- the ybgF gene encoding tol-pal system protein YbgF, translating into MRKSSRALTFLALAGLPFAALAEVPVVDNDAGYGGSYPPAGYGTTGAAYAGTGAPAAPVSAQGELFMQLQQMQEEITRLRGMLEEQQYEIQRLKQESLERYQDLDRRLSGGAAAGAPVAPNSPAAGAPAANGAPAAPAQQPAASSEPGDPAKEKLYYDAAFDLIKQKDFDKASQAFNAFLRKYPNSQYAGNAQYWLGEVNLAKGDLQGASQAFARVGQAYPQHPKVPDSLYKLADVEQRLGNADKAKTILQQVISQFPGSSAAQLAQRDLQRLP; encoded by the coding sequence ATGCGCAAGTCCAGTCGTGCTCTGACTTTCCTGGCCCTCGCCGGTCTGCCGTTCGCGGCACTGGCTGAGGTTCCCGTGGTGGACAACGACGCCGGTTACGGCGGTAGTTATCCGCCGGCCGGTTACGGTACGACTGGCGCTGCCTACGCCGGGACAGGGGCCCCCGCGGCCCCCGTCTCCGCGCAGGGCGAGCTGTTCATGCAGCTCCAGCAGATGCAGGAAGAGATCACTCGCCTGCGTGGCATGCTCGAGGAGCAGCAGTACGAAATCCAGCGCCTGAAGCAGGAAAGCCTGGAGCGTTATCAGGACCTCGATCGCCGTCTTTCCGGTGGTGCCGCCGCTGGCGCACCGGTAGCCCCGAATTCTCCTGCCGCTGGTGCACCCGCTGCCAACGGCGCTCCCGCCGCTCCCGCGCAGCAACCGGCTGCCAGCAGCGAGCCGGGTGACCCCGCGAAGGAAAAGCTCTACTACGACGCTGCCTTCGACCTGATCAAGCAGAAGGACTTCGACAAGGCCAGCCAGGCCTTCAACGCCTTCCTGCGCAAGTACCCCAACAGCCAGTACGCCGGCAACGCGCAGTACTGGCTGGGCGAAGTGAACCTTGCCAAGGGCGACCTGCAAGGTGCCAGCCAGGCCTTTGCCCGTGTCGGCCAGGCCTATCCGCAGCACCCGAAGGTGCCTGACTCCCTGTACAAGCTGGCGGATGTCGAGCAGCGCCTGGGCAATGCCGACAAGGCCAAGACCATCCTCCAGCAGGTCATCAGCCAGTTCCCGGGCAGCTCGGCCGCCCAACTGGCTCAGCGCGACCTGCAGCGCCTGCCCTGA
- the queE gene encoding 7-carboxy-7-deazaguanine synthase QueE has protein sequence MHQTLRITEIFYSLQGETRTAGLPTVFVRLTGCPLRCQYCDTAYAFSGGEIMALDAILERVAAYKPRYICVTGGEPLAQPNCIPLLQRLCDAGYEVSIETSGALDVSAVDPRVSKVVDLKTPGSAEVGRNRYENIAHLTTNDQVKFVICSREDYDWAVSKLIEYRLDQRAGEVLFSPSHKEVSARDLADWIVADNLPVRLQLQLHKILWNDEPGH, from the coding sequence ATGCATCAAACCCTGCGAATTACCGAGATTTTCTACTCGTTGCAGGGGGAAACACGTACCGCCGGCCTGCCGACGGTCTTCGTGCGCCTGACCGGCTGCCCCCTGCGTTGTCAGTACTGCGACACCGCCTATGCCTTCAGTGGCGGTGAGATCATGGCGCTCGACGCCATCCTCGAACGCGTCGCTGCCTACAAGCCCCGCTACATCTGCGTCACCGGCGGTGAGCCGCTGGCCCAGCCCAATTGCATCCCGCTGCTGCAGCGCCTGTGCGACGCCGGCTACGAGGTTTCCATCGAGACCAGCGGCGCGCTCGACGTGTCCGCCGTGGATCCGCGGGTGAGCAAGGTGGTCGATCTCAAGACCCCGGGCTCCGCCGAAGTCGGCCGCAATCGCTACGAGAACATTGCCCACCTGACGACCAACGATCAGGTGAAGTTCGTCATCTGCTCCCGCGAGGACTATGACTGGGCAGTGTCCAAGCTGATCGAGTACCGCCTTGATCAGCGAGCCGGCGAGGTGCTGTTCTCGCCCAGCCACAAGGAAGTCAGCGCCCGCGACCTGGCTGACTGGATCGTGGCCGACAACCTGCCCGTGCGGCTGCAACTGCAGTTGCACAAGATCCTCTGGAACGACGAGCCGGGTCACTGA
- the queC gene encoding 7-cyano-7-deazaguanine synthase QueC, translating into MSEKKAVILLSGGLDSATVVALARAEGYACYTMSFDYGQRHRAELQAAERVAHQLGVVEHKVIGLNLNGIGGSALTDTSIDVPESPTEGIPVTYVPARNTVFLSLALGWAEVLGARDIFIGVNAVDYSGYPDCRPEFVEAFERMANLATKAGVEGDGFRIQAPLQNLSKAEIVQAGVRHGVDYGLTVSCYQADDEGRACGKCDSCRLRAAGFVAAGVEDPTRYQ; encoded by the coding sequence ATGAGCGAGAAGAAAGCGGTCATCCTGTTGTCCGGTGGCCTGGACTCGGCCACCGTGGTCGCCCTGGCCCGTGCCGAGGGCTACGCCTGCTACACCATGAGTTTCGATTACGGCCAGCGGCACCGCGCCGAGCTTCAAGCGGCGGAGCGTGTCGCCCACCAGTTGGGTGTGGTGGAGCACAAAGTGATTGGCCTCAACCTCAACGGCATTGGTGGCTCGGCCCTGACCGATACCTCCATCGATGTTCCCGAGAGCCCGACCGAGGGCATCCCGGTGACCTACGTGCCGGCGCGCAATACGGTGTTCCTTTCGCTGGCCCTGGGCTGGGCCGAGGTCCTGGGCGCGCGCGATATCTTCATCGGCGTCAATGCGGTGGATTACTCCGGCTACCCGGATTGCCGCCCGGAGTTCGTCGAGGCCTTCGAACGCATGGCCAACCTGGCCACCAAGGCCGGCGTGGAAGGGGATGGCTTTCGCATCCAGGCGCCGCTGCAGAACCTGAGCAAGGCTGAGATCGTCCAGGCAGGCGTCCGCCACGGTGTCGATTACGGTCTCACTGTTTCCTGCTATCAGGCGGATGACGAAGGCCGCGCCTGCGGTAAATGCGACAGCTGCCGGCTGCGTGCAGCAGGCTTCGTTGCAGCTGGTGTCGAGGACCCAACTCGCTATCAGTAA
- the pal gene encoding peptidoglycan-associated lipoprotein Pal: MEMLKFGKFAALALAMAVAVGCSSKGGEGTGEGAVDPNAGYNAGGSGVDGSMSEEAALRAITTFYFEYDSSDLKPEAMRALDVHAKDLKANGNRVVLEGHTDERGTREYNMALGERRAKAVQRYLVLQGVSPAQLELVSYGEERPVATGNDEQSWAQNRRVELRK; the protein is encoded by the coding sequence ATGGAAATGCTGAAATTCGGCAAATTTGCCGCTCTCGCTCTGGCCATGGCCGTAGCTGTTGGTTGCTCGTCCAAAGGCGGCGAAGGCACTGGCGAAGGTGCTGTTGACCCGAACGCTGGCTACAACGCCGGTGGCAGCGGTGTAGACGGCAGCATGAGCGAAGAAGCCGCTCTGCGCGCTATCACCACCTTCTACTTCGAGTACGACAGCTCCGACCTGAAGCCGGAAGCCATGCGCGCTCTGGACGTACACGCCAAGGACCTGAAGGCCAACGGCAACCGCGTTGTCCTGGAAGGCCACACCGACGAGCGTGGTACCCGTGAGTACAACATGGCTCTGGGCGAGCGTCGTGCCAAGGCCGTTCAGCGCTACCTGGTTCTGCAGGGCGTTTCCCCGGCTCAGCTGGAACTGGTTTCCTACGGCGAAGAGCGTCCGGTTGCCACTGGCAACGACGAGCAGTCCTGGGCGCAAAACCGCCGCGTAGAACTGCGTAAGTAA